A genomic window from Oceanibaculum nanhaiense includes:
- a CDS encoding Na+/H+ antiporter subunit C — protein MEFLVASGIGVMTAAGVYLLLRARTFPVIVGLTFLSYAVNAFIFAMGRLETEKPPILALKLASYTDPLPQALVLTAIVIAFGMTAMAVVLVLRAYLEVDSDHVDGDHVDGNRANRKGTGQ, from the coding sequence ATGGAATTCCTGGTTGCATCCGGCATTGGCGTGATGACGGCGGCGGGCGTCTATCTGCTGCTGCGCGCGCGCACCTTCCCGGTCATCGTCGGCCTGACTTTCCTGTCCTACGCGGTGAATGCCTTCATCTTCGCCATGGGACGGCTGGAAACCGAGAAGCCGCCGATCCTGGCACTGAAACTGGCGAGCTATACCGACCCGCTGCCGCAGGCGCTGGTACTGACCGCCATCGTCATCGCCTTCGGCATGACAGCGATGGCGGTGGTGCTGGTGCTGCGCGCCTATCTCGAGGTCGATAGCGACCATGTGGATGGCGACCATGTCGATGGCAATAGGGCCAACCGGAAGGGGACCGGGCAATGA
- a CDS encoding monovalent cation/H+ antiporter subunit D, with protein sequence MNHWIVMPVVVPAIAACLLLLGLNREQALERTVALAATAAQFAIAVALVAAATQTPAEAYLLGNWPAPFGIVMVLDRLSAMMLLLTAVLALFVLLYAIGGWDKRGKHFHALFQFQLMGVNGAFLTGDLFNLFVFYEVLLIASYGLMVHGSGGERLKAGTHYVVTNLTASALFLIGATLIYGVTGTLNMADLALKVPQVGAADQGLLQAAALLLLLVFGIKAALVPLHFWLPGTYAASAAPVAALFAIMTKVGAYSILRVYTLAFGADAGEAAWIAGPWLLPAALVTMVLGMVGMLAARQLRWLVAFGVVGSMGTLLTGFSLFTVEALSAGMYYMLHSTFIAAGLFLLVEQISIRRGSDAVAPGAGFAGIGLLSALFMAAAIAMAGLPPLSGFLGKLLILDAARDSQSMGWIWTLILVTSFLSIIAFARAGSLVFWKRGGDVPEAVPAAHPVLPLVATIGVLAMTALLSAFAAPVTGYLDETARQLIAPTDYIAAVLGSDALASR encoded by the coding sequence ATGAACCACTGGATCGTCATGCCGGTGGTGGTGCCTGCCATCGCCGCCTGCCTGCTGCTGCTGGGCCTGAACCGGGAACAGGCGCTGGAGCGCACCGTCGCGCTGGCCGCGACCGCCGCGCAATTCGCCATCGCCGTTGCGCTGGTTGCGGCAGCGACGCAGACTCCGGCGGAAGCCTATCTGCTGGGCAACTGGCCGGCGCCCTTCGGCATCGTCATGGTGCTGGATCGGCTGTCGGCGATGATGCTGTTGCTGACTGCCGTGCTGGCGCTGTTCGTGCTGCTCTATGCCATCGGCGGCTGGGACAAGCGTGGCAAGCATTTCCACGCGCTGTTCCAGTTCCAGCTGATGGGGGTGAACGGCGCCTTCCTGACCGGCGACCTGTTCAACCTGTTCGTGTTCTATGAAGTGCTGCTGATCGCCTCCTACGGGCTGATGGTGCATGGCAGCGGCGGCGAGCGGCTGAAGGCCGGCACGCATTACGTTGTCACCAACCTGACCGCCTCGGCGCTGTTCCTGATCGGCGCCACCCTGATCTACGGCGTCACCGGCACGCTGAACATGGCCGATCTCGCGCTGAAGGTGCCGCAGGTGGGGGCTGCCGATCAGGGTTTGCTGCAGGCCGCAGCACTGCTGCTGCTGCTGGTGTTCGGCATCAAGGCCGCGCTGGTACCGCTGCATTTCTGGCTGCCCGGCACCTATGCCGCCAGTGCCGCCCCGGTGGCAGCGCTGTTCGCGATCATGACCAAGGTCGGCGCCTATTCGATCCTGCGCGTCTATACGCTGGCCTTCGGGGCAGATGCGGGCGAGGCTGCCTGGATCGCCGGCCCCTGGCTGCTGCCTGCCGCACTGGTCACCATGGTGCTTGGCATGGTCGGCATGCTGGCCGCCCGGCAATTGCGCTGGCTGGTCGCCTTCGGCGTCGTCGGGTCGATGGGTACGCTGCTGACCGGCTTCAGCCTGTTCACGGTCGAGGCCCTGTCGGCGGGCATGTATTACATGCTGCACTCGACCTTCATCGCCGCCGGGCTGTTCCTGCTGGTCGAGCAGATATCGATCCGCCGTGGCAGCGATGCCGTGGCGCCGGGCGCCGGCTTCGCCGGTATCGGCCTGCTGTCGGCGCTGTTCATGGCCGCCGCCATCGCCATGGCCGGCCTGCCGCCGCTGAGCGGCTTCCTCGGCAAGCTGCTGATCCTGGACGCCGCGCGCGACAGCCAGTCGATGGGCTGGATCTGGACGCTGATCCTGGTGACATCCTTCCTGTCCATCATCGCCTTTGCCCGCGCCGGCAGCCTGGTGTTCTGGAAGCGCGGCGGGGATGTTCCCGAGGCCGTCCCCGCGGCGCATCCCGTGCTGCCGCTGGTCGCCACGATCGGTGTGCTGGCGATGACAGCGCTGTTGTCGGCCTTCGCCGCCCCCGTCACCGGCTATCTGGACGAGACCGCCCGGCAGCTGATCGCGCCCACGGACTACATCGCCGCCGTCCTGGGCAGCGACGCGCTGGCGTCGCGCTGA
- a CDS encoding Na+/H+ antiporter subunit E, producing the protein MQRYLPHPIMALVLTLLWMILLNDFSVGGLVLGVFLGIGITLLTSRLWPDAPRIGSYPKAFAYFFLVLWDIVIANVQVAGLILFRRNADLKPGFISIPLDVRTPEAITLLAGTITMTPGTVSCDLSADGRSLLVHGLNIEDGPATVADIKRRYEARLKEIFE; encoded by the coding sequence ATGCAACGTTACCTTCCGCACCCGATCATGGCCCTTGTCCTCACCCTGCTCTGGATGATCCTGCTGAACGATTTCTCGGTCGGCGGCCTGGTGCTGGGCGTCTTTCTGGGCATCGGCATCACACTGCTGACCAGCCGGCTGTGGCCGGACGCGCCACGCATCGGCAGCTACCCCAAGGCCTTTGCCTATTTCTTCCTGGTCCTGTGGGATATCGTCATCGCCAATGTGCAGGTCGCCGGGCTGATCCTGTTCAGGCGCAATGCCGATCTGAAGCCGGGTTTCATCTCGATCCCGCTGGATGTCCGCACGCCGGAAGCGATCACCCTGCTGGCCGGCACCATCACCATGACGCCAGGCACCGTCTCCTGCGATCTGTCGGCCGATGGCCGCAGCCTGCTGGTGCATGGGCTGAACATTGAGGACGGACCGGCCACTGTCGCGGACATCAAGCGGCGCTACGAGGCCCGCCTGAAGGAGATTTTCGAATGA
- a CDS encoding K+/H+ antiporter subunit F: MIFYAITFCFACIGLALLMNLWRLATGPTMPDRILALDTMTINAIALIVLYSLMSDTSILFEAAILFAMVGFISTVAYCKFLLRGDVIE, translated from the coding sequence ATGATCTTCTACGCCATCACCTTCTGCTTCGCCTGCATCGGCCTGGCGCTGCTGATGAATCTCTGGCGCCTGGCCACCGGCCCGACCATGCCGGACCGCATCCTGGCGCTGGACACCATGACCATCAACGCCATCGCGCTGATCGTGCTGTACAGCCTGATGAGCGATACATCGATCCTGTTCGAGGCGGCGATCCTGTTCGCCATGGTCGGCTTCATCTCGACCGTGGCCTACTGCAAGTTCCTGCTGCGCGGCGACGTGATCGAGTAA
- a CDS encoding Na+/H+ antiporter subunit G, producing the protein MDFILELLLSAFIVIAGFFSLVGSFGLLKLPDVMTRLHAPTKATTLGVGGILIASILYNLLAHGGVSVHELAITLFLFITAPITANFIAKAHMHLERKKVQDTLPAPAGKKIGWSTYDTPHRQTEG; encoded by the coding sequence ATGGATTTCATCCTCGAGCTGCTGCTCTCCGCCTTCATCGTCATCGCCGGCTTCTTCTCGCTGGTGGGTTCCTTCGGCCTGCTGAAACTGCCGGACGTGATGACAAGGCTGCATGCGCCCACCAAGGCAACGACGCTGGGCGTCGGCGGCATTCTGATCGCCTCCATTCTCTACAATCTGCTGGCCCATGGGGGCGTGTCGGTGCATGAGCTGGCGATCACGCTGTTCCTGTTCATTACCGCGCCAATCACCGCCAACTTCATCGCCAAGGCGCATATGCACCTGGAGCGCAAGAAGGTTCAGGACACGTTGCCCGCTCCTGCCGGAAAGAAAATCGGCTGGAGCACCTATGACACGCCGCACCGTCAGACGGAGGGCTGA